One Vibrio sp. 16 genomic window carries:
- a CDS encoding YchE family NAAT transporter, producing the protein MQTFEIAIFLQFFLGLVAAVNPVGIMPVFVSLTGHMTQEEKHKTAVTANVAVAIILVVSLLAGQMLLDMFSISLDSFRVAGGLLLLSIAFSMMSGKLGEDKQNKQEKSEYVSREQIGVVPLAMPLMAGPGAISSTIVYGSRYPSMFDTAGIIVTIVLFALSTWLLFRSAPLIVRFLGQTGINVITRIMGLILGALGIEFIANGLRNLFPGLA; encoded by the coding sequence ATGCAAACCTTCGAAATCGCTATTTTTCTGCAGTTTTTTCTCGGCTTAGTCGCTGCCGTGAACCCCGTCGGTATCATGCCGGTGTTCGTGTCACTGACTGGCCATATGACTCAAGAAGAAAAGCATAAAACGGCAGTGACGGCCAATGTCGCGGTCGCCATCATACTTGTTGTTTCCTTGCTTGCTGGCCAAATGCTTTTGGATATGTTCAGTATCTCGCTCGATTCATTCCGCGTTGCGGGCGGTTTGCTGCTTTTGAGTATTGCGTTCTCAATGATGAGCGGTAAGTTGGGTGAGGATAAGCAAAACAAACAAGAGAAATCAGAGTACGTTAGTCGAGAGCAGATTGGCGTAGTGCCCCTCGCGATGCCGTTGATGGCAGGTCCAGGTGCGATTAGCTCAACCATTGTTTATGGTTCTCGCTACCCGAGCATGTTTGATACCGCTGGCATCATCGTTACTATCGTTTTATTTGCGCTCTCGACTTGGTTGTTGTTTCGTTCCGCTCCCTTGATCGTTCGATTCCTTGGCCAAACTGGGATCAACGTGATCACTCGTATAATGGGGTTGATTCTGGGCGCACTGGGCATTGAGTTCATCGCAAATGGTCTGCGCAACCTATTCCCTGGGTTGGCGTAA